A region of Desulfolithobacter dissulfuricans DNA encodes the following proteins:
- the ftsZ gene encoding cell division protein FtsZ — MPFRMAEEESVAVIKVIGVGGGGGNAINSMVENRLKGVEFIAANTDLQALEKSRADIRLQLGPGITKGMGAGADPEKGREAAQESQEDIQNALAGADMVFITAGLGGGTGTGGAPVIAKLSKEMGALTVAVVTKPFYFEARKRMRNAEAGWEELKKYADTIITVPNDRLLSLMQTNSTLVDMMKMVDNVLLQAVKGITDLINLPGHINVDFADLKTVMKEVGPAIMGSGAAVGENRAAEAAKRAIDNQLLEDVGIDGAKGILINISATESSLTMAEFMEASALIQDKAHEDANIIIGALFDEGLGDELRVTVIATGISSIEDSETISSLDVSRSRRQEKAKPQQTTVLPLEERVVGAEDLSPKAVSPAKPNPVPRTRSMPTPIFDEHEHDDWDEPAYIRKKAN; from the coding sequence ATGCCGTTTAGAATGGCGGAAGAAGAATCGGTAGCAGTCATCAAGGTAATCGGAGTCGGGGGCGGTGGCGGTAATGCCATCAACTCCATGGTGGAAAACCGGCTCAAGGGTGTCGAGTTCATCGCCGCGAACACGGATTTGCAGGCCCTGGAGAAATCCCGGGCCGATATCCGCCTCCAGCTTGGCCCCGGGATTACCAAGGGTATGGGTGCCGGGGCGGATCCGGAAAAGGGCCGGGAAGCTGCCCAGGAGAGTCAGGAGGATATCCAGAATGCCCTGGCCGGGGCGGATATGGTCTTCATTACCGCCGGCCTTGGCGGCGGTACCGGCACCGGTGGGGCGCCGGTTATTGCCAAGCTGAGCAAGGAGATGGGGGCGCTGACCGTTGCCGTTGTCACCAAGCCCTTTTACTTCGAAGCCAGGAAGCGGATGCGTAATGCCGAGGCAGGTTGGGAAGAGCTGAAAAAGTATGCCGACACTATCATCACGGTTCCCAATGACCGGCTGCTGAGCCTCATGCAGACCAACTCCACCTTGGTCGACATGATGAAGATGGTGGACAACGTCCTGCTGCAGGCGGTCAAGGGCATCACCGACCTCATCAACCTGCCCGGACATATCAACGTGGATTTTGCCGACCTGAAAACGGTCATGAAAGAGGTGGGACCGGCCATCATGGGCTCCGGTGCGGCCGTTGGCGAGAACCGGGCCGCCGAGGCGGCCAAGCGGGCCATTGACAACCAGCTGCTTGAAGATGTCGGCATCGACGGCGCCAAGGGCATCCTGATCAATATTTCGGCCACCGAGTCCAGCCTGACCATGGCCGAGTTCATGGAGGCCTCGGCCCTGATCCAGGACAAGGCCCATGAGGATGCCAATATCATCATCGGCGCTCTGTTCGACGAGGGTCTGGGTGATGAGCTGCGGGTCACGGTGATTGCCACCGGTATCTCCTCCATCGAGGACAGCGAGACCATTTCGTCGCTCGATGTCAGCCGCAGCCGCCGGCAGGAAAAGGCCAAGCCGCAGCAGACCACGGTGCTGCCCCTGGAAGAGCGGGTGGTCGGGGCCGAGGATCTGTCGCCCAAGGCCGTGAGCCCGGCCAAACCAAATCCCGTGCCCAGGACCCGGTCCATGCCCACCCCTATCTTTGATGAACATGAGCATGACGACTGGGACGAACCGGCCTATATCCGCAAAAAGGCCAACTGA
- the ftsA gene encoding cell division protein FtsA has product MTSVKDAHGADGQEMGELIAGLDIGTTKICAVIGEVFPDRVDIIGVGTAASSGMKKGVVVNIESTVKAILQALSEAEEMAGCDIESVYVGIAGNHIKGFNSPGIIAINNQEIRQKHIEAVIEAARTVKISDNQQIIHVLPQEYMVDDHTGIQNPLGMTGVRLVTNVHIVTADVTSLHNLMTSCNRSGLQVADIVLESVASSRAVLKRDEMELGVALLDIGGGTTDLAIFCNGTIKHTWELALGGNNLTSDLSIGLRTPLQEAEQLKYLYGGALSSMVKDNHIIEVPTVGDRKPRKVSQRVMVEILEARMEEILELVNKNICSSGYRNRINAGLVLTGGTVLLPHIVEMAEQIFDMPVRIGYPQGIGGKVEEVESPRCTTAVGLVLYGSEERKYGQKSRSGVVQRLREWMKNIV; this is encoded by the coding sequence ATGACCAGTGTGAAGGATGCACACGGTGCAGATGGCCAGGAAATGGGCGAGCTGATCGCCGGCCTGGATATCGGCACCACCAAGATATGCGCGGTCATCGGTGAGGTCTTTCCGGACCGGGTCGATATCATCGGTGTGGGCACGGCCGCTTCCTCGGGCATGAAGAAAGGGGTGGTGGTCAATATCGAGTCCACGGTCAAAGCCATTCTCCAGGCCTTGAGCGAAGCCGAGGAAATGGCTGGCTGTGATATCGAGAGTGTCTACGTGGGCATTGCCGGCAACCATATCAAGGGATTCAACTCGCCGGGTATCATCGCCATCAACAACCAGGAAATCCGGCAGAAGCATATCGAGGCCGTGATCGAGGCCGCCCGGACGGTAAAGATTTCCGACAACCAGCAGATCATCCACGTCCTGCCCCAGGAATACATGGTGGATGACCACACCGGGATCCAGAATCCGCTGGGCATGACCGGGGTGCGGCTGGTGACCAATGTCCATATCGTCACTGCGGATGTGACCTCGCTGCACAACCTGATGACCAGCTGCAACCGTTCCGGTCTCCAGGTGGCTGATATTGTTCTTGAATCCGTGGCATCCTCCCGGGCGGTCCTGAAGCGGGACGAGATGGAGCTGGGGGTGGCGCTCCTGGATATCGGCGGTGGGACCACGGACCTGGCTATTTTCTGTAACGGGACCATCAAACACACCTGGGAACTGGCGCTTGGCGGCAACAACCTGACCTCGGATCTCTCCATCGGGTTGCGGACGCCGCTCCAGGAAGCGGAACAGTTGAAGTACCTTTATGGCGGGGCCCTGTCGTCCATGGTCAAGGACAACCATATCATCGAGGTGCCCACGGTGGGCGACCGGAAACCGCGCAAGGTCTCCCAGCGGGTCATGGTGGAGATTCTCGAGGCACGGATGGAGGAGATCCTCGAGCTGGTGAACAAGAACATCTGTTCCTCCGGCTATCGCAACCGGATCAACGCCGGCCTGGTTCTGACCGGCGGCACCGTGCTGCTGCCCCATATCGTGGAAATGGCCGAGCAGATATTCGATATGCCGGTGCGGATCGGCTATCCCCAGGGGATCGGTGGCAAGGTGGAAGAGGTGGAATCACCTCGTTGCACCACGGCGGTGGGGCTGGTGCTCTATGGCAGCGAGGAACGGAAATATGGGCAGAAAAGCCGCAGCGGTGTGGTGCAGCGGCTCCGGGAATGGATGAAGAACATCGTCTGA
- a CDS encoding cell division protein FtsQ/DivIB, whose product MASARRSWKLRRISRGGVMCMVVTLLLGCSGYGAYRVLAGSDIFKLVTISVQGNRMVEDQAVIDLAGIERGMNLLRLDVDQVSKRIAGHPWIDAVTVVRSWPSALVLTVQEHRPLAMINFEGRDNLSGLYYVDSDGEVFARVVSGYELDFPVLTGIQDDLEQDGMQIVPGTPAAQALDFLRLVARRGNPVLPVQVISEIHVTPEQELVMYLVDRPFPIYLGSGRMRTKYARLVKILDRLYQKKTMEQVAEIRMDYDENKVLVAKMEL is encoded by the coding sequence GTGGCCAGTGCCCGGCGATCGTGGAAACTGCGGCGGATCTCCAGGGGCGGGGTGATGTGCATGGTGGTGACCCTGCTGCTTGGCTGCAGCGGGTATGGGGCCTACCGGGTCCTTGCCGGCTCGGACATCTTCAAGCTGGTGACCATCTCCGTCCAGGGTAACCGGATGGTTGAGGACCAGGCCGTCATCGACCTGGCCGGCATCGAGCGGGGTATGAATCTCCTGCGTCTGGATGTGGATCAGGTGAGTAAGCGTATTGCCGGACATCCGTGGATCGACGCGGTGACCGTGGTCCGCTCCTGGCCCTCGGCCCTGGTGCTGACCGTACAGGAACATCGGCCGCTGGCCATGATCAATTTCGAGGGCCGGGACAACCTGTCCGGGCTCTACTACGTGGACAGCGATGGCGAGGTCTTTGCCCGGGTAGTCAGCGGCTATGAGCTGGATTTTCCGGTCCTGACCGGCATCCAGGATGATCTGGAACAGGATGGCATGCAGATTGTTCCAGGCACCCCGGCGGCCCAGGCCCTGGATTTCCTCCGCCTGGTCGCCCGCAGGGGCAATCCGGTTCTCCCGGTCCAGGTGATCTCTGAAATTCATGTCACCCCGGAGCAGGAACTTGTCATGTACCTGGTGGACCGGCCGTTTCCTATTTATCTGGGCAGCGGAAGAATGCGGACAAAGTATGCACGGCTGGTCAAGATCCTCGACCGGCTGTACCAAAAGAAGACCATGGAACAAGTTGCTGAAATTCGGATGGACTATGACGAAAACAAGGTCCTTGTTGCAAAAATGGAGCTGTAG
- the murB gene encoding UDP-N-acetylmuramate dehydrogenase yields the protein MKPGERWEFAAFWSGEVLWDVSMARYSTLRTGGPAEALVTVTHLAELKKLLAWLEERCIPWRVVGRGSNILVRSKGFAGVIIQLRGEFNHVIRLEESVEMGSDPVFVRAGAGCSVAKLVAWCTNHALGGMEFMAGIPGSVGGAVRMNAGAWGRAMADSLRSIILIDRLGQVMEVDHSGLRPGYRRMELAQASLDDLIVVAATFVLKRGRQREILRKCRENLKKRREKQPANMASAGSFFKNPEGDSAGRLIDAAGLKGLRHGQAMVSPDHANFLVNIGGATPEDILSLAGEVRERVYQKFGIWLEPEVHII from the coding sequence ATGAAGCCTGGCGAGCGGTGGGAATTTGCGGCCTTCTGGAGCGGTGAGGTGCTCTGGGACGTCTCCATGGCCAGGTACTCCACCCTGCGCACCGGGGGGCCGGCCGAAGCCCTGGTGACGGTTACGCACCTGGCGGAGCTGAAAAAGCTGCTGGCCTGGCTTGAAGAGCGTTGCATCCCCTGGCGGGTGGTGGGACGCGGCTCCAATATCCTGGTGCGAAGCAAGGGGTTTGCCGGGGTGATCATCCAGCTGCGCGGCGAATTCAACCACGTTATTCGACTGGAAGAGAGCGTGGAGATGGGCTCGGATCCGGTCTTTGTCCGGGCCGGAGCCGGCTGCTCGGTGGCCAAGCTGGTGGCCTGGTGCACCAACCATGCCCTGGGCGGGATGGAGTTCATGGCCGGGATCCCTGGAAGTGTCGGCGGGGCCGTGCGGATGAACGCCGGTGCCTGGGGGCGGGCCATGGCAGACAGCTTGCGCTCCATCATCCTGATCGATCGCCTCGGCCAGGTGATGGAGGTGGATCACTCGGGGCTGCGACCCGGCTACCGGCGAATGGAGCTTGCCCAGGCAAGTCTTGACGATCTGATCGTGGTGGCGGCCACCTTTGTGCTCAAGCGGGGGCGCCAGCGGGAAATACTGCGCAAATGCAGGGAAAATCTGAAAAAACGCAGGGAAAAACAGCCAGCCAACATGGCTTCGGCCGGCTCGTTTTTCAAAAACCCCGAAGGGGACTCCGCCGGTCGGCTGATCGACGCCGCCGGACTCAAGGGGCTGCGGCACGGCCAGGCCATGGTTTCACCGGACCATGCCAATTTTCTGGTCAATATCGGTGGAGCCACCCCGGAGGATATTCTCTCCCTGGCTGGCGAGGTCCGGGAGCGGGTTTATCAGAAGTTTGGCATCTGGCTGGAGCCTGAAGTCCATATAATCTGA
- the murC gene encoding UDP-N-acetylmuramate--L-alanine ligase, which produces MYNKTKHIHFVGIGGIGMSGIAELLLNLGYRVSGSDLNRSDITRKLESLGGIIHTGHDGAWVEGADVVVTSSAISADNPEVLAAREQQIPVIQRAEMLAELMRLKKYGIAVAGSHGKTSTTSLISTILTEAGLDPTVVVGGKVDNLGGNAKLGEGEFLVAEADESDGSFLKLSPVIEVVTNIDLEHLDYYRDLDHIRETFLEFIDLIPFYGVVICCLDDPNIASLLPRIKKRKITYGLTEQADLHAVRIETGVGGSEFTVRYRGRDLGRMRRNTPGRHTIYNTLAAVAVALELEIDFEVIARAMAGFAGVERRLQFKGMENDVLVIDDYGHHPTEIRVTLDAVRDGWPERRLVVLFQPHRYTRTAALFDEFTTAFHRADVLLLTDIYPASEEPIAGVDSEGLLAAIKRHGHRQAHYLPEGEELLRRLDEFVRPGDLLLTLGAGNIVRTGEQFLEQLRSR; this is translated from the coding sequence TTGTATAACAAAACAAAGCACATACATTTTGTCGGGATCGGCGGGATCGGTATGTCCGGGATCGCCGAGCTGCTGCTCAATCTCGGCTACCGGGTCAGCGGCTCGGACCTGAACCGTTCAGACATCACCCGTAAGCTGGAATCCCTGGGCGGGATCATTCACACCGGCCATGACGGGGCCTGGGTCGAGGGAGCGGACGTTGTGGTTACCTCGTCGGCCATCTCTGCGGATAATCCCGAGGTTCTGGCCGCCCGGGAGCAGCAGATTCCGGTCATTCAGCGGGCCGAGATGCTCGCTGAGCTCATGCGGCTCAAGAAATACGGTATCGCCGTGGCCGGCAGCCACGGCAAGACATCGACCACCTCGCTCATCTCCACCATCCTTACCGAGGCCGGCCTGGATCCCACCGTGGTGGTGGGTGGCAAGGTCGATAACCTGGGGGGCAACGCCAAGCTGGGCGAGGGCGAGTTCCTGGTTGCTGAAGCCGACGAGAGCGACGGTTCCTTTCTCAAGCTCTCGCCGGTCATCGAGGTGGTGACCAATATCGATCTGGAGCACCTGGACTACTACCGGGACCTGGACCATATCAGGGAGACCTTTCTTGAGTTCATCGACCTGATCCCCTTTTACGGGGTGGTGATCTGCTGCCTGGATGATCCCAATATCGCCAGCCTGTTGCCCAGGATCAAGAAGAGAAAGATCACCTATGGTCTCACCGAGCAGGCCGACCTCCATGCGGTACGCATCGAGACAGGGGTCGGCGGCTCCGAGTTCACGGTCCGCTACCGTGGCAGGGATCTTGGCCGCATGCGGCGAAATACCCCGGGCCGGCATACGATCTACAATACACTGGCCGCCGTGGCCGTGGCCCTGGAACTGGAAATCGATTTTGAAGTCATTGCCCGGGCCATGGCCGGCTTTGCCGGGGTGGAGCGGCGGCTGCAGTTCAAGGGAATGGAGAACGACGTCCTGGTAATCGATGATTATGGACACCATCCCACCGAGATACGCGTCACCCTTGATGCGGTTCGCGATGGGTGGCCCGAGCGGCGGCTGGTGGTACTTTTCCAGCCCCATCGCTACACCCGGACCGCGGCCCTTTTTGATGAGTTCACCACCGCCTTTCACCGGGCCGACGTGCTGCTGCTCACCGATATCTATCCGGCCAGCGAGGAGCCCATTGCCGGGGTGGACAGTGAAGGGCTGCTGGCGGCGATAAAGCGGCATGGCCACCGCCAGGCCCATTACCTGCCTGAAGGTGAGGAACTGCTCCGGCGGCTGGACGAGTTTGTCCGCCCGGGGGATCTGCTCCTGACCCTGGGAGCCGGCAATATCGTCCGCACAGGGGAACAGTTTCTGGAACAGTTGCGGAGCAGGTGA
- the murG gene encoding undecaprenyldiphospho-muramoylpentapeptide beta-N-acetylglucosaminyltransferase, whose amino-acid sequence MRIIVTGGGTGGHLFPGIAVATAMQERIPGCRVLFIGTERQLDRTTLGGYDFERGTISCMGLKGMGIGHRFRSLAVLPKAVWQAGRILARFRPDLALGVGGYVTGPVLVAAKLGWGRRRIPVCIHEQNSVPGLANRMLARIADRIFLSIPCDYPFPPARTVLSGNPVRREIVQAAAEERPQPVTPVVLVLGGSQGAHRLNMVMLEAAPELKKRLADDFMVIHQTGSRDQDRVRAGYSALGIRAEVADFFQDMASLYSRASLVVSRAGATTLAELAVMGLPALLVPYPHAADNHQEINAHYYARGGGARVFLERELSGAIVADQIGDLLQAPEKLHTMASCMKKMGRPDATLCIVEECLRLVNANR is encoded by the coding sequence ATGCGGATTATCGTAACCGGAGGCGGAACAGGGGGGCATCTTTTCCCCGGTATTGCCGTGGCCACGGCCATGCAGGAGCGGATTCCCGGCTGCCGGGTACTCTTTATCGGCACCGAGCGGCAACTCGACCGCACCACTCTGGGTGGCTATGATTTCGAGCGGGGCACCATCTCCTGCATGGGACTCAAGGGTATGGGGATCGGCCACCGGTTCCGGTCGCTGGCTGTTTTACCAAAGGCGGTGTGGCAGGCCGGAAGGATCCTGGCCCGGTTCAGGCCCGACCTGGCCCTGGGGGTCGGCGGCTATGTGACCGGCCCGGTGCTGGTGGCGGCAAAGCTCGGCTGGGGCCGGCGGAGGATACCGGTCTGCATCCATGAACAGAACTCGGTCCCTGGCCTGGCCAACCGGATGCTGGCCAGGATAGCTGACCGGATTTTTCTCTCCATTCCCTGCGATTATCCCTTTCCGCCGGCGCGTACCGTGCTGAGCGGTAATCCGGTCCGGCGGGAAATTGTCCAGGCAGCCGCCGAGGAGCGACCCCAACCGGTAACACCTGTGGTGCTGGTCCTGGGCGGCAGTCAGGGAGCGCATCGCCTCAACATGGTGATGCTGGAGGCTGCTCCTGAACTGAAAAAAAGGCTGGCTGATGATTTCATGGTCATCCACCAGACCGGCAGCCGGGATCAGGATCGTGTCCGGGCGGGCTACAGCGCCCTGGGGATTCGGGCCGAGGTGGCGGATTTCTTCCAGGATATGGCCTCGCTCTACAGCCGGGCCAGCCTGGTGGTTTCCCGGGCCGGGGCCACTACCCTGGCCGAGCTGGCGGTCATGGGCCTGCCGGCCCTGCTGGTGCCCTATCCCCATGCCGCCGATAATCACCAGGAAATCAATGCCCATTACTACGCCCGGGGTGGTGGCGCCAGGGTCTTCCTGGAAAGGGAGCTCTCCGGGGCCATCGTCGCCGACCAGATTGGGGATCTCTTGCAAGCCCCGGAGAAATTGCATACTATGGCCAGCTGTATGAAAAAAATGGGTCGCCCCGATGCGACGTTGTGTATCGTCGAGGAATGCCTGCGTCTTGTGAACGCGAATCGCTGA
- the murD gene encoding UDP-N-acetylmuramoyl-L-alanine--D-glutamate ligase — protein sequence MLDPGPGTKVVVIGLGSSGLATVRFLRQLGASVVVSESRPVEALGRADLSLLDRLGVELESGGHTGKCIEDADLVVPSPGVPLDLDVLVCARERGIPVVGELALASGRLKMPVIAVTGSNGKTTVTGLIGTLLETGGLHPFVGGNIGRPLLEIFLSGERKKKEKFEVAVLELSSFQLELSGDFRPDIGILLNLSPDHLDRHGTMERYAAAKARLFACQRAGDTAILGFDDPLVMETRVVADVSMLGFGEKESAQARVLPDGVRLHGVIHGQMVDESYPLAGTRLNSRINRFNAAAAILAARVAGCPPQAIAEGLQRFTPPAHRMAEVATVGGVRFINDSKATNTGAVIAALESCDGPVVLICGGRSKERDFRVLRESVAARVKHLVLIGEAADALEEALGDLVPSVRAATMEEAVAKAAALAGEGGTVLLSPACASFDMFAGYGQRGEVFENAVRALQSEKRKEESEGEPGDG from the coding sequence ATGCTGGATCCGGGTCCTGGTACAAAGGTAGTGGTTATCGGCCTGGGAAGTTCAGGCCTGGCCACGGTGCGTTTTCTTCGCCAGCTCGGCGCTTCTGTGGTCGTGTCCGAGTCTCGGCCCGTGGAGGCGCTTGGCCGGGCGGATCTGTCCCTGCTTGACAGACTCGGGGTCGAGTTGGAGAGCGGCGGGCACACAGGGAAGTGTATCGAGGATGCCGACCTGGTGGTGCCCAGTCCCGGGGTGCCCCTGGATCTGGATGTTCTGGTTTGTGCCAGGGAACGCGGGATTCCCGTGGTCGGCGAGCTTGCCCTGGCCAGTGGTCGTCTGAAGATGCCGGTGATCGCCGTGACCGGTAGTAACGGTAAGACCACGGTCACCGGGCTCATCGGCACCCTGCTGGAGACCGGCGGCCTGCATCCCTTTGTGGGTGGGAATATCGGCCGGCCGCTGCTGGAGATTTTTCTCTCTGGAGAAAGGAAAAAGAAAGAGAAGTTTGAGGTGGCGGTCCTGGAACTGAGCAGCTTCCAGCTGGAGCTCAGCGGTGATTTCCGGCCCGATATCGGGATACTTCTCAACTTGAGCCCTGATCATCTCGACCGCCATGGCACCATGGAGCGTTACGCGGCGGCCAAGGCCAGGCTCTTTGCCTGTCAACGTGCAGGGGATACGGCGATCCTGGGCTTCGATGATCCGCTGGTCATGGAAACCCGGGTGGTGGCGGATGTCAGCATGCTTGGCTTCGGCGAAAAAGAGTCGGCCCAGGCTCGGGTGCTGCCGGACGGTGTCCGGTTGCACGGTGTTATCCACGGACAGATGGTCGACGAGAGCTACCCGCTTGCGGGAACCCGACTGAACTCGCGGATTAACCGGTTCAACGCGGCAGCGGCCATTCTGGCGGCCAGGGTGGCTGGCTGTCCGCCCCAAGCCATTGCAGAGGGTTTGCAGAGGTTCACTCCGCCGGCGCACCGGATGGCCGAGGTGGCCACGGTAGGCGGTGTCCGATTTATCAACGATTCCAAGGCCACCAACACCGGGGCGGTGATCGCGGCCCTTGAAAGCTGTGACGGACCGGTGGTGCTTATCTGCGGCGGGCGCAGCAAGGAGCGCGATTTCAGGGTTCTGCGCGAAAGCGTGGCTGCCAGGGTGAAGCACCTGGTGCTGATCGGCGAGGCGGCCGATGCCCTGGAAGAGGCCCTTGGTGACCTGGTGCCGTCTGTCCGGGCCGCCACCATGGAAGAGGCTGTGGCAAAGGCTGCGGCCCTGGCCGGGGAAGGGGGGACGGTACTTCTTTCACCGGCCTGTGCGAGTTTTGACATGTTTGCAGGCTACGGTCAGCGCGGGGAGGTTTTTGAAAACGCGGTCCGGGCCCTGCAGTCAGAGAAGAGAAAAGAAGAGAGTGAAGGAGAACCAGGAGATGGTTAA
- the mraY gene encoding phospho-N-acetylmuramoyl-pentapeptide-transferase: MLYHLLYSLHTTFSALNVFRYITFRSIGATVTAFLLVVWLGPRFIRWLQARQIGQVVRSDGPSSHFSKQGVPTMGGVLILAAMVVSTLLWADLTSGLIWLLLGICIFFGMIGSIDDLRKIRKQNTRGLSARGKLVLQMAGASMVGLYILLHPEYDGTLSLPFIKNFHPDLGWWYVPFAVMVIVGASNAVNLTDGLDGLAAGPVVISGGVYLIFSYVAGNAVVASYLQIPYVQGAGEVAIFCGTIVGACLGFLWFNAYPAEIFMGDVGSLALGGTLGAVSIIIKQEFLLAIVGGIFVLEALSVILQVGYFKISGGKRIFLMAPFHHHFEKKGWQEPKVVVRFWIISIILGLIALATLKLR; the protein is encoded by the coding sequence ATGCTCTATCATCTGCTCTATTCGCTGCACACCACCTTCAGCGCCCTGAACGTGTTTCGCTATATCACGTTCCGGTCCATCGGGGCGACAGTCACCGCCTTTCTGCTCGTGGTCTGGCTCGGCCCACGGTTCATCCGCTGGCTGCAGGCCCGGCAGATCGGCCAGGTGGTGCGCAGTGACGGACCCAGCAGCCATTTTTCCAAGCAGGGCGTGCCGACCATGGGCGGGGTCCTGATCCTGGCGGCCATGGTGGTCTCCACCCTGCTGTGGGCGGACCTGACCTCGGGTCTTATCTGGCTGCTGCTGGGGATCTGTATCTTCTTCGGCATGATCGGCTCCATCGATGACCTGCGCAAGATAAGAAAACAGAACACCCGGGGACTCTCGGCCCGCGGCAAGCTGGTGCTGCAGATGGCCGGGGCCTCCATGGTCGGGCTCTATATTCTCCTGCATCCGGAGTATGACGGCACTCTCAGCCTGCCCTTTATCAAGAATTTTCATCCTGACCTTGGCTGGTGGTATGTGCCCTTTGCGGTCATGGTTATCGTCGGCGCATCCAACGCCGTCAACCTCACCGACGGACTCGACGGCCTGGCCGCCGGGCCGGTGGTGATCAGCGGTGGTGTGTACCTGATTTTTTCCTATGTGGCCGGTAACGCGGTGGTGGCCAGCTACCTGCAGATTCCCTATGTCCAGGGTGCCGGCGAGGTGGCCATTTTTTGCGGCACCATAGTGGGTGCCTGTCTGGGATTTCTCTGGTTCAACGCCTATCCGGCCGAGATATTCATGGGCGACGTGGGCTCCCTGGCGCTGGGCGGTACCCTGGGCGCGGTGTCCATTATCATCAAGCAGGAATTTCTCCTGGCCATTGTCGGCGGTATTTTTGTGCTGGAGGCGCTGTCGGTGATCCTCCAGGTCGGTTACTTCAAGATCTCCGGCGGCAAACGGATCTTTCTCATGGCGCCGTTCCACCATCATTTTGAGAAAAAGGGCTGGCAGGAACCCAAGGTGGTGGTCCGGTTCTGGATCATCTCCATTATTCTGGGTCTGATCGCCCTGGCCACCTTGAAACTGCGCTGA